In Defluviitalea raffinosedens, one DNA window encodes the following:
- a CDS encoding major tail protein — translation MATIGLDRLYYAKITENENGEETYATPVPLAKAITAELSVELAEATLYADDGAAEVVKEFQSGTLTLGVADIGVDAAEVLTGATLDDNKVLISASEDGGAPVAIGFRAKKANGKYRYFWLYRVKFGIPATNLQTKGDSITFSTPTIEGTVMRRNKPDGQGKHPWKAEVSEDDPGVSPETITGWYTEVYEPVFAVGGGSE, via the coding sequence ATGGCCACAATCGGACTGGACAGGTTATATTATGCCAAAATAACTGAGAATGAAAACGGAGAAGAGACATACGCCACGCCTGTTCCGCTGGCTAAGGCTATTACGGCAGAGCTTTCTGTGGAGCTGGCAGAGGCGACACTTTATGCCGATGACGGGGCGGCAGAAGTGGTCAAGGAATTTCAAAGCGGCACCCTGACTCTTGGTGTTGCAGATATCGGAGTAGACGCTGCTGAGGTTTTGACGGGAGCCACTCTTGATGACAATAAGGTGCTGATTTCTGCCAGTGAGGATGGAGGCGCACCTGTGGCAATCGGCTTTAGAGCCAAGAAAGCTAACGGCAAGTACAGGTATTTTTGGCTTTATAGGGTAAAATTCGGCATTCCGGCGACAAATCTGCAGACGAAGGGCGACAGCATTACCTTTTCGACACCCACCATTGAAGGGACAGTCATGAGACGTAACAAACCAGATGGCCAGGGAAAGCACCCTTGGAAGGCGGAGGTCAGCGAAGACGATCCCGGTGTATCGCCTGAAACTATTACCGGCTGGTATACGGAAGTTTATGAGCCGGTATTTGCTGTGGGAGGAGGCAGCGAATAA
- a CDS encoding HK97-gp10 family putative phage morphogenesis protein, with protein MAKVEVKMPEEFLLKLSRLGERTDEIIPKVLEAGGEVVLSKVKSNLQSVIGSGTKYPSRATGELVNALGLSPAKQDRDGNHNIKIGFTEPRKDGESNAKIANIIEYGKSGQPPRPFLKPAKSATRKSCIEVMKSRLEQELGRI; from the coding sequence GTGGCTAAGGTGGAAGTTAAAATGCCGGAAGAGTTCTTGCTCAAGTTATCCAGACTTGGAGAAAGAACAGACGAAATCATACCTAAGGTGCTGGAAGCAGGCGGGGAAGTGGTTCTTTCAAAAGTGAAGTCCAATCTTCAGTCAGTTATCGGGAGCGGCACTAAATATCCGTCCAGAGCAACCGGTGAATTGGTAAATGCTTTGGGACTCTCTCCTGCCAAACAGGACAGGGATGGAAACCACAACATAAAAATCGGCTTTACTGAACCAAGGAAGGATGGGGAAAGCAATGCGAAGATTGCTAATATTATTGAGTATGGTAAGTCCGGGCAGCCTCCAAGGCCCTTTTTGAAACCGGCAAAATCAGCTACAAGGAAGTCCTGCATCGAAGTAATGAAGTCAAGACTGGAACAGGAGCTGGGTCGTATATGA
- a CDS encoding head-tail adaptor protein gives MGFGKMKTFVDIISVKPVKDSEGFTEKDDVILASVRAYKEDRHGSEKWANRAAFSQASALFRFRKIPNLEVTTDLVLVCSDGRYNIISVEDVKGRGMYIEVLAEKVKSSKA, from the coding sequence ATGGGCTTTGGGAAAATGAAAACTTTCGTGGACATTATCTCAGTCAAGCCGGTTAAGGATAGTGAGGGTTTTACTGAAAAAGATGATGTCATTCTTGCTTCGGTAAGGGCATACAAGGAAGATAGGCATGGCAGTGAAAAATGGGCAAACAGGGCGGCGTTTTCGCAGGCGTCTGCCCTGTTCCGCTTCCGTAAGATACCTAACCTGGAAGTTACCACAGATCTTGTACTCGTTTGCAGCGATGGCAGGTACAACATTATCAGTGTAGAGGATGTGAAGGGACGCGGAATGTATATTGAGGTGCTTGCGGAAAAAGTGAAATCAAGCAAAGCATAA
- a CDS encoding head-tail connector protein, whose product MELLEKVKANLILQHSEDDALLQEYIKAAVAYAESYQKKPEGYYAENPMPPTTEQAVIMLSSHFYESRDGSTAGFFGDSVQAGQQVWNTVNLLLRLDRDWKV is encoded by the coding sequence ATGGAACTTTTGGAGAAGGTTAAAGCAAACCTCATATTGCAGCACAGCGAAGATGACGCACTTTTACAAGAGTATATCAAAGCCGCAGTGGCCTATGCGGAAAGTTACCAGAAAAAGCCGGAAGGATATTATGCCGAAAACCCCATGCCGCCTACTACTGAGCAGGCTGTCATTATGCTGTCGAGCCATTTTTATGAAAGCAGGGATGGCTCGACGGCTGGCTTTTTTGGGGATAGTGTGCAGGCAGGACAGCAGGTATGGAATACAGTTAATCTATTGCTGCGGCTCGACCGGGATTGGAAGGTGTAA
- a CDS encoding phage major capsid protein, giving the protein MSKILELREKRAKVWEAAKAFLDSKRGNDGLLSPEDTATYEKMEADVIALGKEIERLERQAAIDLELSKPLNIPITDKPTSISGNSEKIGLASDEYRQSFWNMMRGRRKYDVHNALQIGEDTEGGYLVPDDFERTLVEALEEENIFRQIANVITTSSGDKKIPVVASKGTASWVDEEGQIPESDDSFAQVSIGAYKLATMIKVSEELLNDSVFNLEQYIAKEFARRIGAKEEEAFFIGDGSGKPTGILADNGGGEIGVTAASATAITLDEIMDLFYSLKSPYRRNAVFIMNDSTIKAIRKLKDNNGQYLWQPSVTAGTPDTILNRPVKTSAFMPAIAAGAKTIVFGDFSYYWVADRQGRVFKRLNELYAATGQVGFMATQRVDGKLVLSEAVKILQQKSA; this is encoded by the coding sequence ATGAGCAAAATACTGGAACTGCGTGAAAAACGCGCTAAAGTATGGGAAGCTGCTAAAGCTTTCCTCGACAGCAAACGCGGGAACGACGGACTGCTTTCACCGGAGGACACCGCGACTTATGAAAAAATGGAAGCCGACGTTATTGCGCTGGGCAAAGAAATAGAACGTCTCGAACGTCAGGCTGCCATAGATTTGGAATTGTCAAAACCGTTGAATATTCCTATTACAGACAAACCCACTTCCATATCTGGCAACAGTGAAAAAATCGGACTTGCCAGCGATGAGTACAGGCAGTCTTTCTGGAACATGATGCGCGGCAGGCGCAAATATGACGTACACAACGCGCTGCAGATTGGAGAGGACACCGAAGGTGGATATCTTGTTCCCGACGACTTTGAGCGTACTCTTGTGGAAGCACTGGAGGAGGAGAATATCTTTAGGCAGATTGCCAATGTTATTACCACGTCCAGCGGTGACAAGAAAATTCCTGTGGTGGCAAGCAAGGGTACTGCATCCTGGGTGGATGAGGAAGGCCAGATTCCCGAAAGCGATGACTCCTTTGCACAGGTATCCATCGGCGCATATAAGCTGGCTACTATGATCAAGGTGTCAGAGGAATTGTTAAACGACAGTGTATTTAACCTTGAACAGTATATAGCCAAAGAATTCGCCCGCCGAATCGGAGCAAAAGAGGAGGAAGCATTTTTTATCGGCGACGGATCTGGCAAGCCAACCGGTATCTTGGCGGATAACGGCGGTGGCGAGATAGGAGTAACCGCGGCGAGTGCAACAGCCATTACCCTTGACGAGATCATGGACTTGTTCTACAGCCTAAAGTCTCCGTACCGCAGGAACGCTGTATTCATTATGAATGATTCGACAATTAAAGCTATAAGGAAGCTCAAAGACAACAACGGTCAGTATCTCTGGCAGCCTTCTGTAACTGCTGGAACACCGGATACTATCCTCAATCGTCCAGTTAAAACTTCTGCATTCATGCCAGCCATTGCCGCCGGAGCAAAAACGATTGTATTCGGCGATTTTTCTTATTACTGGGTGGCAGACCGTCAGGGCAGGGTTTTTAAGCGGCTTAATGAGTTGTATGCTGCTACCGGACAAGTTGGATTCATGGCAACCCAACGTGTAGATGGCAAGCTGGTACTGTCTGAAGCAGTCAAGATACTGCAGCAGAAATCAGCTTAA